One stretch of Rhodoferax lithotrophicus DNA includes these proteins:
- a CDS encoding Ig-like domain-containing protein, whose translation MLLSILVTACGGGGQSPILGAGSLSPVPVVPLTVTAVSPLPNTLGVAINTRVLSAAFSQSMNPATLSTTSFTLACPTTTPIAGAAVSYVAASKIATLTLPVGTMLPVNTVCTTTITTAAKNSTGLALVSNYIWSWTTALATDTTAPRVISTVHANNAINVPVNTRIDATFSEALNPLTLTNINFSMKQTVSGAAVTGTTSYSGVDALFIPLNALTPGTQYTMTLKGGAGGVEDLAANPMAVDYVWSWTTVAADVTAPLVTLVSPANLATNVATSTAVNATFNEAIDPLTISNASFTLAGVTGVAGSVSFNALTKIATFTPNAALTAGTIYTATVTTGVTDLAGNNLALNKVWSFTTAAIPIVIPVIALNTAAPYGTFGGTAGMTNTGTLTQVNGDIGTIATGTSMVTGFHDTLGDIYTESPANIGAVNGRIYTCTNATTGPNSAVFSVPNCAIATQARLDAQTAYLALVAKPVGGASPAPGANLAGLTLLPGTYVAPGGSFMIQGGNLTLDAQGDANATWVFQMATTLTVGGPGAAFPQSIILAGGALPKNVFWQVGSFATINAAGGGTMVGTIISQAGTSFSTAGNVNIVTLEGRALSLGASVTLVDTVINVPAP comes from the coding sequence CTGAGCGCTGCATTCAGCCAATCGATGAATCCCGCCACACTCAGCACCACCAGTTTCACCTTGGCTTGCCCGACCACCACCCCCATCGCAGGTGCCGCAGTGAGTTATGTCGCCGCCAGCAAAATTGCCACATTGACCTTGCCGGTGGGTACGATGCTCCCTGTAAACACGGTGTGTACTACAACGATCACCACCGCAGCCAAAAACAGCACGGGCTTGGCACTGGTCAGCAACTACATCTGGAGTTGGACCACCGCCTTGGCCACCGATACCACCGCACCCCGGGTCATCAGCACCGTGCACGCCAACAATGCCATCAATGTGCCCGTCAACACCCGCATTGATGCCACCTTCAGCGAAGCCCTCAACCCGCTGACCCTGACCAATATCAATTTCTCGATGAAGCAAACCGTAAGCGGTGCGGCCGTTACGGGCACCACCAGTTATTCAGGGGTGGATGCCTTGTTCATCCCGCTGAATGCGCTGACTCCTGGCACCCAATACACCATGACACTCAAGGGCGGCGCAGGGGGGGTGGAGGATTTGGCAGCCAACCCGATGGCGGTGGACTATGTGTGGAGTTGGACAACCGTGGCAGCGGATGTCACCGCACCCCTGGTCACCCTGGTCAGCCCGGCCAACCTGGCCACCAATGTGGCCACCAGCACCGCAGTGAATGCCACATTCAATGAAGCCATAGACCCCTTGACCATCAGCAATGCCAGCTTCACGCTGGCCGGTGTCACCGGTGTGGCAGGCAGTGTGAGCTTCAATGCACTCACCAAGATCGCCACTTTCACGCCCAATGCCGCATTGACGGCAGGCACCATCTACACCGCCACTGTGACCACCGGCGTGACTGATCTGGCTGGCAACAACTTGGCACTGAACAAGGTCTGGAGCTTCACCACGGCGGCGATTCCTATCGTGATACCGGTCATTGCCCTCAATACCGCCGCACCGTATGGCACTTTTGGCGGCACGGCGGGCATGACCAACACCGGCACCCTCACCCAAGTCAACGGTGACATTGGCACGATTGCCACCGGTACCTCCATGGTGACGGGTTTCCACGACACGCTGGGTGACATTTACACCGAAAGCCCGGCCAATATCGGTGCGGTGAACGGCAGGATTTACACCTGCACCAACGCCACCACCGGCCCCAACTCAGCCGTCTTCAGTGTCCCCAACTGCGCCATTGCCACCCAGGCCCGCCTGGATGCCCAAACCGCCTACCTGGCATTGGTGGCCAAACCGGTGGGTGGCGCAAGTCCGGCCCCGGGTGCCAACCTGGCTGGCTTGACCCTGTTGCCAGGAACCTATGTAGCCCCTGGCGGCTCGTTCATGATTCAAGGCGGCAACCTGACGCTGGACGCGCAAGGTGATGCCAATGCCACCTGGGTGTTCCAGATGGCCACCACCCTCACCGTGGGCGGGCCTGGTGCGGCGTTTCCGCAAAGCATCATCCTGGCTGGCGGTGCCTTGCCGAAAAACGTGTTCTGGCAAGTGGGCAGCTTTGCCACCATCAACGCCGCCGGTGGCGGCACCATGGTGGGCACGATCATTTCGCAAGCGGGCACATCATTTTCAACTGCAGGCAACGTCAATATCGTGACACTGGAAGGCCGGGCCCTTTCTCTGGGAGCCTCGGTCACGCTGGTCGACACCGTCATCAACGTGCCAGCCCCCTAA
- a CDS encoding outer membrane beta-barrel protein — protein sequence MTRTHCRLFSFAGRFSLLTLALMASPFAMADTPFWYGGANIGQSQATIDDARIASGLLANGLTAGPINDIHRDLGFKLYGGYQFNKNFAVEGGYFDLGQFGFNTSTIPLGTLSGNIRLKGVNLDAVGILPITDKFSAFGRLGVTHMQTNDTFVGTGAVNVLNPNPSSRDTNLKVGLGLQYALAPALMLRGEIERYRIDDAVGNKGDVDLVSVGLVYRFGAPTPTPVTRAYTAEPVVLAQAPAPAVAVPVEAALPPPVPLPPPIPLPVKVSFSADSLFDFDNAAVKPAGRLELDKLATDLRGVDFDVINVTGHTDRIGSHAYNQKLSTRRAEAVNTYLVQSGGIPAHKISAKGVNGSDPVTKPGDCLGNKATPALITCLQPDRRVDIDVSGKL from the coding sequence ATGACACGCACACATTGCAGACTTTTCAGCTTCGCAGGCCGTTTCAGCTTGCTCACACTGGCACTCATGGCCAGCCCTTTCGCCATGGCAGACACCCCGTTCTGGTATGGCGGGGCCAATATCGGCCAGTCCCAAGCCACGATTGATGATGCCCGCATCGCCAGTGGGCTGCTCGCCAATGGTCTCACAGCGGGGCCGATCAACGACATTCACCGTGATCTTGGTTTCAAACTGTATGGAGGCTACCAGTTCAATAAAAACTTCGCCGTAGAAGGCGGCTACTTTGACCTGGGGCAGTTTGGCTTCAACACCAGCACCATCCCGCTGGGCACCTTAAGCGGCAACATCCGCCTCAAAGGGGTGAACCTGGACGCGGTGGGCATCCTGCCCATCACCGACAAGTTCTCGGCCTTTGGCCGCCTGGGGGTAACTCACATGCAAACCAATGATACGTTTGTGGGCACAGGTGCGGTGAATGTACTCAACCCCAATCCAAGCTCGCGTGACACCAACCTGAAAGTGGGTCTGGGGCTGCAATATGCGCTGGCCCCGGCACTGATGCTGCGTGGTGAGATCGAGCGCTACCGCATAGATGACGCGGTAGGCAACAAGGGGGATGTGGACTTGGTGTCCGTTGGCTTGGTTTACCGTTTTGGCGCGCCAACACCCACCCCTGTGACCCGCGCTTACACTGCAGAACCGGTGGTGTTGGCCCAGGCCCCTGCGCCAGCGGTGGCGGTACCAGTTGAGGCCGCCCTGCCACCACCTGTACCGCTTCCCCCTCCCATACCCTTGCCTGTCAAAGTCTCTTTTTCTGCGGATTCGCTGTTTGACTTTGACAATGCCGCAGTCAAGCCTGCCGGTCGTCTGGAGCTGGACAAGCTGGCAACCGATTTGCGTGGCGTGGACTTTGATGTGATCAACGTCACCGGACACACTGACCGCATTGGCTCACATGCCTATAACCAAAAGCTTTCGACACGCCGCGCTGAGGCGGTCAACACCTACCTTGTGCAATCTGGCGGCATACCCGCGCACAAGATCAGTGCCAAGGGGGTCAATGGCTCAGATCCGGTGACCAAGCCCGGCGACTGCCTGGGCAACAAGGCGACTCCGGCCTTGATTACATGCCTGCAACCTGATCGCCGGGTTGACATTGATGTATCTGGCAAACTCTAA
- a CDS encoding chemotaxis protein CheW, whose translation MNTAKQIVAPRMQALQKLEKSLKRLDLSWKVIETTARVVSPPESAAFISTLEHTRAAFSHLAAEMVDQIAHTYLSNCNHDLTSRAQVAIDILVRNLFERTADVGFIATDGPLVQFVQAPDEQLRTQLHARLTEYRNKYTVYDDILVLNASAQLLLSLKPNNRQDIVTPAWWSEVLSKQGYVECYGRSGLFNTAENVLIYSHRIVADDGYPCGVVILKFDLQSELMSIFKALQHESSVIAVLDEHSRVVTSSDTDCFAPLETVRLPKARQQSIAQTIHHKGVDYLFSHCGTRSYQGYSGPGWTALALVRLDEAFESSRNNTLSTQGKIPDTSIEIELEHAELQQIVARARTIGNDLNRVIWNGKLNESGNVPGSALSPVFSEIGRTSKQTIAAFDAAILELKSLLLLGKRVELTSHATLAVDIMDRNLYERANDCRWWVLSEELTDLLQTLQVSPSDTTLQRASEILAHLNSLYTVYRRVALFDRQGRVVAVSRDAQSLAENTEIPAALLQRTFALKGTQAYTVSSMVPHALADGEATYLYCAPIRKIGEDQPLGGVALAFNCTDELTAMLNDSLPTGGTTLGFFLNHDGRVLASTDLDIAVGDCPDFSPSLSKIAGGYTEKPWCIWKGKTFLVGFAKSKGYREFKTTDGYRDDVQSVMLTAVNPSPALEDGFVLPQPHLGFSESSTRYGVVQCGSLLLALASTHVVAAVSASNMSAPVIQSDSIGMLKFSINGHVDILPVYDTCKLTGQAPIANPEQAVAIVLRNRGRTAALIVDRLIDVIECASTEAPPGGTNPEAPWISGFIHDSRPHTEAVFVIDPNKLPIFQSVQTP comes from the coding sequence ATGAATACCGCCAAACAAATTGTTGCACCTCGCATGCAAGCATTGCAAAAGTTGGAAAAGTCCCTCAAAAGGCTGGATTTGAGCTGGAAAGTCATCGAGACCACCGCACGAGTTGTCAGCCCACCGGAATCAGCGGCATTTATCTCAACGCTTGAACACACACGGGCTGCATTTAGCCACTTGGCAGCGGAAATGGTGGACCAAATTGCACACACTTATTTATCCAACTGCAATCATGATCTAACTTCACGAGCACAAGTGGCCATTGATATCCTGGTTCGTAATCTGTTTGAGCGGACCGCAGATGTGGGCTTTATTGCAACCGATGGCCCCTTGGTTCAATTTGTCCAGGCTCCAGACGAACAACTACGCACGCAACTGCACGCACGGTTAACTGAATATCGCAATAAATACACGGTATATGACGACATTTTGGTTCTAAATGCATCAGCACAGTTGTTGTTATCACTCAAACCCAACAACCGACAAGACATAGTGACACCTGCTTGGTGGTCTGAGGTTCTGTCCAAACAAGGATATGTAGAGTGTTATGGAAGAAGCGGCTTGTTTAACACTGCTGAGAATGTGCTGATCTATTCACATCGCATCGTGGCCGACGATGGATACCCGTGTGGTGTCGTGATTCTCAAATTTGATTTGCAGTCAGAGCTAATGTCCATTTTCAAGGCATTGCAACATGAAAGTAGTGTCATTGCTGTGCTGGACGAACATAGCCGCGTGGTGACCAGCAGTGACACCGATTGCTTTGCTCCTCTTGAGACTGTTCGACTGCCAAAGGCCAGACAGCAGTCCATCGCACAGACCATACATCACAAAGGTGTTGACTATCTTTTTTCACACTGTGGCACGCGTAGCTACCAAGGTTATAGCGGTCCAGGCTGGACAGCACTTGCACTTGTCAGATTGGATGAGGCATTTGAATCATCACGCAATAACACACTATCAACTCAGGGAAAAATACCTGACACATCAATCGAGATTGAGTTGGAACATGCTGAACTTCAACAAATCGTCGCTCGTGCCAGAACCATAGGAAATGATCTCAATCGAGTTATCTGGAACGGTAAGCTCAATGAGTCAGGTAACGTTCCTGGCTCTGCCCTCAGTCCGGTGTTTTCAGAGATAGGCCGAACCAGCAAGCAAACCATTGCAGCCTTTGATGCCGCTATTTTGGAGTTAAAAAGTCTTTTGTTACTTGGAAAGCGCGTCGAATTGACTTCTCATGCCACATTGGCGGTGGATATCATGGATCGTAATCTGTACGAGCGGGCAAATGACTGCCGGTGGTGGGTGTTATCGGAAGAGTTGACTGATTTGCTCCAAACCCTGCAAGTTTCACCTTCAGACACCACCCTACAGCGGGCGAGTGAAATATTGGCTCACCTCAACAGCCTGTACACCGTATATCGCCGGGTAGCCTTGTTTGACCGTCAAGGACGCGTTGTGGCTGTCTCCAGAGACGCTCAGAGCCTTGCCGAGAATACTGAAATTCCTGCGGCCCTCTTGCAACGCACCTTTGCACTAAAGGGAACCCAAGCCTACACCGTTTCCAGCATGGTGCCACATGCACTTGCCGATGGTGAAGCTACCTACCTGTACTGCGCCCCCATCCGCAAAATTGGCGAAGATCAACCTCTAGGAGGTGTTGCTCTGGCATTTAATTGCACCGATGAATTAACTGCCATGCTGAATGATTCGTTGCCTACTGGAGGCACCACGCTTGGGTTCTTTTTAAACCATGATGGTCGGGTACTGGCCAGCACTGATCTGGATATTGCGGTGGGAGATTGCCCTGACTTCTCCCCTAGCCTGTCGAAAATAGCTGGGGGATATACAGAAAAACCCTGGTGCATATGGAAAGGGAAAACCTTTCTGGTGGGTTTCGCAAAGAGCAAAGGATATCGGGAGTTCAAAACCACTGATGGTTATCGGGACGACGTGCAATCGGTGATGCTCACGGCAGTCAACCCCAGCCCGGCGTTAGAAGATGGCTTTGTACTGCCCCAACCGCACCTTGGCTTCTCCGAATCAAGTACACGTTACGGGGTTGTTCAATGTGGCTCGCTGTTGCTTGCTCTGGCAAGTACACATGTGGTTGCAGCGGTATCAGCCAGCAATATGTCCGCGCCTGTCATACAGTCGGATTCAATCGGTATGCTGAAATTTTCCATAAACGGGCATGTCGACATATTGCCGGTTTACGATACCTGCAAGTTGACAGGACAAGCACCAATTGCCAACCCAGAACAAGCTGTAGCCATAGTCCTGCGCAACAGAGGCAGGACAGCAGCACTGATCGTAGACCGGCTAATTGATGTGATTGAATGCGCCTCCACAGAGGCCCCACCCGGGGGAACTAACCCAGAGGCCCCCTGGATAAGCGGATTCATTCACGACAGTCGGCCACACACCGAAGCGGTGTTTGTTATAGACCCCAACAAGTTACCAATATTCCAAAGCGTGCAGACACCATAA
- a CDS encoding TlpA family protein disulfide reductase: MKIIITFLLFFMGGVLSFVNAKTPGEVEVGSVLREAHMQGLLVPNQKLSAFRGKPMIINVWASWCGPCKQEMASVQRLAKRYNGRQFNVIGISTDDYIDRATLFLKQNDVTFPNFIDSQLYLENMLGADRLPLTLLIDAQGRVLAKFIGAKEWDSPESLAMIAKTLHVKL, from the coding sequence ATGAAAATAATCATCACGTTCTTGTTGTTTTTTATGGGTGGTGTCCTTAGTTTTGTTAATGCCAAGACACCAGGTGAAGTCGAAGTTGGCTCTGTATTACGTGAAGCACACATGCAGGGTTTGCTGGTGCCCAATCAGAAACTTTCTGCATTTCGAGGCAAACCAATGATCATTAACGTTTGGGCAAGTTGGTGTGGTCCCTGCAAGCAAGAGATGGCATCGGTTCAACGGTTGGCAAAGCGCTACAACGGACGGCAATTTAATGTGATTGGTATCTCAACTGACGACTACATTGACCGAGCCACTCTATTTTTGAAACAGAATGATGTCACCTTTCCCAATTTCATCGATAGTCAACTCTATTTGGAAAACATGCTCGGCGCCGACCGCCTTCCTCTCACATTACTGATCGATGCGCAGGGCCGGGTACTTGCAAAGTTTATTGGAGCCAAGGAATGGGATAGTCCAGAATCGTTGGCCATGATCGCCAAAACCTTACACGTCAAGCTCTGA
- a CDS encoding FmdB family zinc ribbon protein has translation MPIYEYSCGDCGHEFEALVRSDTTPQCPICHSGKLEKLLSVFATTAVSERNAQVMPSPCGSCPNASRSGSCTFDHQ, from the coding sequence ATGCCAATTTACGAATATAGCTGCGGTGATTGTGGACATGAATTTGAAGCACTGGTTCGCTCTGACACAACGCCGCAATGCCCAATATGTCATTCAGGAAAGCTTGAAAAATTGTTGTCTGTGTTTGCAACGACCGCAGTTTCTGAGCGGAATGCACAGGTTATGCCAAGCCCGTGTGGTTCATGTCCCAACGCGAGTCGATCAGGATCTTGTACTTTCGATCATCAGTGA
- a CDS encoding NAD(P)/FAD-dependent oxidoreductase, with product MLLDSDTQLNQQSYYEASVVRPPLQPPLQGALNTDVLVVGAGYAGLSAAIELARRGYQVVVLEADQVCSGASGRNGGQAIAGFACGQGLFEQQLGKTLARQAWDMSMQSIDLIDERIREFDIACDRVKGYMYVADSARKARALEADCMAMQRDYGFAHEFVTGAQVQDYIQSPRYCAAAFETSSGHLHPLKFGLGLAQAAKSLGVQIFEHSAVTLLERGAVLSAQTAQGQVRAKFVVLAGNCTLPEYGPRVAPELTPRVMPVGTYMISTAPLSADLCRQLIPSNAAACDNNFVLDYFRFSADHRMLFGGRVSYSTRTPMNLKAVMAKRMEMIFPQLKGVQIEHVWGGFVDISMNRAPDFGRLGDNMIYLQGFSGHGVALTGLAGQLAAQVVAGQAEQFDVFAKLQHHHFPGGALLRTPSLVLGMLYHRLKDVL from the coding sequence ATGCTGCTTGACTCTGACACCCAACTCAATCAACAAAGTTATTACGAAGCCAGTGTGGTTCGCCCCCCATTGCAGCCCCCTTTGCAGGGAGCGCTGAATACCGATGTACTGGTGGTCGGCGCGGGTTATGCCGGCTTGTCGGCGGCTATTGAGTTGGCACGGCGTGGCTACCAGGTGGTGGTGCTAGAGGCTGATCAGGTGTGTAGTGGTGCGTCTGGACGCAACGGTGGCCAAGCCATTGCCGGTTTTGCGTGTGGGCAGGGGCTATTTGAGCAGCAATTGGGCAAGACTTTGGCGCGTCAAGCGTGGGACATGTCCATGCAGTCGATTGACTTGATCGACGAGCGCATCCGTGAGTTTGATATTGCCTGTGACCGGGTGAAGGGTTATATGTATGTGGCCGATTCGGCACGCAAGGCACGAGCTTTGGAGGCAGATTGCATGGCCATGCAGCGTGACTATGGTTTTGCACATGAATTTGTCACCGGTGCGCAGGTGCAGGATTACATCCAGAGTCCGCGTTACTGTGCTGCAGCATTCGAAACATCTTCAGGTCATCTGCATCCCCTGAAGTTTGGCCTAGGTCTGGCACAGGCGGCCAAGTCGCTGGGTGTCCAGATTTTTGAACATTCAGCGGTGACCTTGTTGGAGAGAGGTGCAGTCTTGAGTGCGCAAACCGCCCAAGGACAGGTGCGCGCTAAATTTGTAGTGCTGGCAGGCAACTGTACCTTGCCTGAATATGGTCCGCGTGTAGCGCCCGAACTCACGCCACGTGTCATGCCGGTGGGCACTTACATGATCAGCACAGCACCGCTGTCAGCAGACTTGTGTCGCCAACTGATTCCGAGCAACGCCGCTGCTTGCGACAATAATTTTGTATTGGATTATTTTCGTTTCAGTGCCGATCACCGCATGTTGTTTGGTGGCCGCGTGAGTTATTCCACCCGCACGCCGATGAATCTCAAAGCCGTGATGGCCAAGCGCATGGAGATGATTTTTCCGCAACTCAAAGGTGTGCAGATTGAGCATGTATGGGGTGGGTTTGTCGACATCAGCATGAACCGTGCGCCTGATTTTGGGCGTTTGGGTGACAACATGATTTACCTGCAGGGCTTTAGCGGGCATGGTGTTGCATTGACCGGACTAGCTGGTCAACTGGCTGCGCAAGTGGTAGCCGGACAAGCTGAGCAATTTGATGTGTTTGCCAAGTTGCAACATCACCATTTTCCGGGCGGAGCCTTGCTGCGTACACCGAGCCTAGTCTTGGGTATGTTGTACCACCGACTCAAGGATGTCCTGTAG
- the speB gene encoding agmatinase, which produces MTLGHFAYANNTNRFLGAPELDCQAFAIAGVPFDGAVTHRPGARMGPQDIRRASLMLCDGIHPHFGVSPLGHLGDAYDMHLPNASPLADVRAHIQRQASLLMGRHHCVFLGGDHSVTLPLLRAAHALHGELALVHFDAHCDTWTDHFGEPSGHGTWTYEAMAEGLVSPMHTVQIGLRSSGERAAREYVQDQGGLIFTGRQLRGLDGTALQPVIAEIVLRLKGRPCYITLDIDCLDPAFAPGTGTPEPGGLSSSQLLTFMEELSVLDCIGMDCVEVAPAYDHAELTSTAAATLVWTYLCGQVAKHP; this is translated from the coding sequence ATGACGCTTGGACATTTTGCCTATGCCAACAACACCAACCGCTTTCTGGGTGCCCCAGAGCTGGATTGCCAAGCTTTTGCTATTGCGGGTGTGCCATTTGACGGTGCGGTGACCCATCGTCCAGGGGCCCGTATGGGGCCACAAGATATTCGCCGAGCGAGCTTGATGCTGTGCGATGGTATTCATCCTCATTTTGGGGTGAGCCCGTTGGGGCATTTGGGTGATGCCTATGACATGCACTTGCCCAATGCCTCGCCACTGGCCGACGTGCGTGCGCATATCCAGCGTCAGGCATCGTTGCTGATGGGGCGACATCACTGTGTGTTTTTGGGAGGCGACCATTCTGTGACGCTGCCCTTGCTCAGGGCCGCACACGCCTTGCATGGTGAGTTGGCCTTGGTGCATTTTGATGCGCATTGCGACACCTGGACAGATCATTTCGGCGAGCCTTCCGGCCATGGCACCTGGACTTACGAGGCGATGGCCGAAGGTTTGGTCAGCCCCATGCATACGGTGCAAATTGGCCTGCGTTCCAGCGGTGAGCGCGCTGCCCGTGAGTACGTGCAGGACCAGGGTGGGTTGATTTTTACCGGCCGGCAGTTGCGCGGCTTGGATGGCACGGCACTGCAGCCGGTGATTGCTGAAATTGTGTTGCGCCTGAAGGGGCGGCCTTGTTACATCACACTGGACATTGATTGTCTGGATCCCGCCTTTGCCCCTGGCACAGGAACGCCAGAGCCAGGTGGCCTGAGCAGTTCGCAGCTGCTGACGTTCATGGAGGAGTTGTCGGTGCTGGACTGTATTGGCATGGACTGCGTGGAGGTGGCTCCGGCCTATGACCACGCGGAGCTCACCAGCACGGCAGCGGCGACCCTGGTCTGGACCTACCTGTGTGGACAAGTGGCCAAACATCCTTGA
- a CDS encoding DMT family transporter — protein MKPNHLSVLHAPPRWLAYGLLALSMSLVGSYVALSKPLVAAIPIFLLAWLRFGLGALAMPHWLRKPPDEPPLSPATQRLIFLESFLGNFLFTVCMLFGVSMTTAVSAGVIMAAIPTAVALLSWVFLRERIGPRVWLAIGFAVTGIALFSLSKKELSALDPQASEANFLHKNAWLGNLLVLGAVVCEASYAVIGKKLTGSISPKRITALINLWGLALMTPFGLYAAWAFDFSSIQPSMWLLLVFYALAASVWTVWLWMTGLKTIPAARAGVFTVMLPISAALVGVGVLGESLSTMQMLAFGLCLVGVVLATLPSRR, from the coding sequence TTGAAGCCAAATCATCTCTCCGTCCTTCATGCCCCACCCCGTTGGCTGGCCTATGGTTTACTGGCTTTAAGCATGTCACTGGTAGGCAGCTATGTGGCCTTGAGCAAACCCCTGGTGGCGGCCATACCCATATTTTTACTAGCCTGGCTGCGTTTTGGCCTGGGTGCCCTGGCCATGCCACACTGGCTGCGTAAACCGCCAGATGAACCACCCTTGAGCCCAGCCACCCAACGCCTGATTTTTCTGGAGTCGTTTCTGGGCAATTTTTTGTTCACGGTGTGTATGTTGTTTGGCGTGAGCATGACCACGGCAGTCTCTGCCGGTGTCATCATGGCCGCCATTCCCACGGCAGTGGCACTGCTCAGCTGGGTGTTTTTGCGTGAGCGCATTGGTCCGCGAGTATGGCTGGCCATCGGTTTTGCAGTAACTGGCATCGCCCTGTTTTCACTATCAAAAAAAGAGCTATCAGCGCTTGATCCACAAGCATCAGAGGCTAATTTTTTACATAAAAATGCCTGGCTCGGCAATCTGCTGGTGTTGGGCGCTGTGGTATGTGAAGCCTCGTATGCAGTGATTGGCAAAAAGCTCACCGGCAGTATCTCCCCCAAACGTATCACCGCCTTGATCAACCTGTGGGGGCTGGCACTCATGACCCCGTTTGGGCTGTATGCAGCCTGGGCTTTTGACTTTTCATCCATTCAACCCAGCATGTGGCTACTGCTGGTGTTTTATGCGCTGGCCGCCAGTGTCTGGACCGTCTGGCTGTGGATGACCGGCTTAAAAACCATTCCGGCTGCACGTGCCGGCGTGTTCACCGTGATGCTGCCGATCTCTGCCGCACTGGTGGGGGTTGGGGTGCTGGGCGAGAGCCTCAGCACCATGCAGATGCTGGCTTTTGGTCTGTGCCTGGTGGGGGTTGTGCTGGCTACCCTGCCCAGCCGCAGATGA